The genomic region AGGCTGACCAGCTGCTCCTTCTCCTCGTCGGTGAACTCGGCGTGCAGCGCGTCCTCGACGGTCGTCGCCTCGACATCCGCCTTGGCGAGCAGCGCCCGGCCGGCCCGGGTGAGGCGGGCCTCCAGGATGTGGCTGTGGATCGGGTGCGGCTTGCGCTCCACCAGGCCACGGCCCTCCAGGGTGCTGAGCACCGAGGACATGGTCTGCGGAGTCACCAGGCAGCGGCGGGCCAGCACCGCCCCCGACAGTCCGGGCTCCTCGAACAGCACCAGCAGCACGGTGTACTGCGGGGTGTTCAGCTTGAACTGGCGAAGCGACGCGTGCTTCGCCGCGATCAACTCTTGCTCGGCCCGCTTGAGGTGGTGTCCTAGTCGGCGGTCGATAGGCATTCCCATGCCTCCTTGTATATCAGGAGCCTTAGGCTTCTATGAAGCCTTCTGGTTGGAGAACCTTGCTTGAGAGGCCGATTGACCTCCCTTGACACCTGTACAACAACGGGACGACGTAGGGGTTTCCCGACTTCGGGGCGATCCCGGTTACGCTGCTCTCCCCGACTGACCAGAGAGGCCGCCGTGTTCGGAGTGACTGACATCACCACCTATGCGCTCGGAGCGCTGGTGATCGTTTTGCTGCCCGGTCCCAACTCGCTCTACGTCCTCTCGGTGGCCGCCCGCAAGGGCGTCCGCACCGGCTACCGAGCGGCCCTTGGTGTCTTCCTTGGCGACTTCACCCTGATCAGCCTCACCTCGCTGGGCGCCGCCTCGCTGCTCAAGGCCAACCCCGCCGTCTTCGCCGTCGTCCGCTTCGGCGGCGCCGGCTACCTGCTCTGGATCGGTTTCGGCATGCTCCGCTCGGCCCGCGCGCTCTGGCGCGAGCACCGGGCGACCGCGCAGCCGACGGCGGCCGGAGCCGAGGTCGAGGCCGGGCCGACCCAGGGGATCGAGCGCCCGTTCCGCCGGGCCCTGCTGATAAGCCTGCTCAACCCGAAGGCGATCCTCTTCCTGCTCTCCTTCTTCACCCAGTTCGTCGACCCGCACTACGGCGCCCCGGCGCTCAGCTTCGCCGTCCTCGGCGGCATCCTGCAGAGCCTGAGCATGCTCTACCTCTCCGTCCTGATCTTCGCCGGCACCACCCTGGCCGCCGCCTTCCGCCGCCGCAAGCGCCTCTCCGCCACCCTCACCAGCGGCGTAGCCCTGCTCTTCGCCGGCTTCGCCGCCAAGCTCGCCGCCGCCTCCGCCTGAGCCGGGTTACGAAGCACCCCCGGAACCTGTGTAGACTTGCCCGCGTTGCCGTCACCGCGGCAGCGGCGCCGCTTTAGCTCAGTTGGCCAGAGCAACGCACTCGTAATGCGTAGGTCTCGGGTTCGAATCCCGAAAGCGGCTCCATGATGAACCCCAGGTCGGGCCTCCGACCTGGGGTTTTTCGTTCTCTTGACGATGGGAGTCGCTCGAATCCGGCACTCCCGTGCCCCTGCGGCCGCGATTGTCCAGGGTGCGCTGTTCCCAGGTGAAGGTTGGGGTCATGAGCGACAGCACTCCCTTGGGAGACTTCCTCAGAGCACGGCGCGAAGCCCTCAAGCCGCAGGACGTCGGCCTGCCGGAGCACGGGCGCAGGCGGGTGCCGGGCCTGCGCCGCGAGGAGGTCGCCGTGCTCGCGGGCGTGAGCTCCGACTATTACATGCGTCTGGAACAGGGCCGGGAGACCGGGCCCTCGCCCCAGGTGATCGACGCGATCGCCGCCGCGCTCCAGCTCGACGACGAGGCGCACGACCACCTGCGCAGACTCACCCGTGCGACTCAGGAGCGCCGCAGTGTCCCCGCGGGTCACGACAGGGTCAGCCCCCAGCTTCTGCAGCTGATCGACAGCTGGCCCGACACCCCCGCCTTCATCCTGAGCCCGGCCCTGGACGTCCTGGCGTACAACGCGCTCGCCGCAGTCCTGCACAGCGGATTCCAGCGGTTCGACAACCTGGCCCGCATGGCCTTCCTGGACCCCGCCGGGCGTACCTTCTACCAGGACTGGGACAGGGCCGCGAACTCGTGCGCGGCCGAGCTGCGCGCGGCCTACGGATACACCCCCGACTCCCCGCGGATCACCGAAGTCGTCGACACGCTCCGCGCGAAGAGCCCCGAATTCGCCGAACTCCGGTCCCGCATCGGCCGAGGGGCACCCGTACACATGGTGCGGGAGGAATTCGGCCGGGCTCTCAGCGAGATCTGACGTCCTACAGATTCCGCGTGACCCGTCAGCCGCGCGACCGGCCTGGTCGTAGCGGCCGTTGGGATCAGGCAAGCCCGTGCACGATGGGGCAGACCGGCACCACCGTGGCGCTCGCCCCCACCTCCGACGCACAGATCGGCCTGGAGACCGCGATCCCCGCCGTCGACGAGGCCCTGTCCGTCGGCATCCGCCCCGGACTGAGCATCGACGTCGAAGTCGCCCTGGCCAGCGACATGTTCACCCAGATGCGGGCCCTGCACGCCATCCAGCGGATGCGCGCCGTCAACGCCGCCTACGGCACCGACCGGCAGCCCCACCGCATCACCACCCACGACGTCCTGGACTTCGCCACCCGCCAGGGCGCCCGCACCAACGGCCTGGCCGCCGTCACCGGCTCACTCACCCCGGGCAAGAAGGCCGACCTGCTCGTCATCCAGGCCGAGGACATCAACAACATGCCGCTCAACGACCCGATCGGCACCGTCGTCCTGGGCTCCGACGCCCGCAACATCAGCGCCGTCCTCGTCAACGGCGAGCCCCGCAAGTGGCACGGCAAGGTCCTCGACGTCGACCTGTCCGCCCTGCGCGGCGAGGTCCGGGCCTCGCGCGAGTACGTGCTGAACACCCCGGCAGCCGCCTGAGCATCCTCCTTCGGGGTCTCCTGCGGCCTGGGCCGCAGGAGTTGGGCAAGGACGCCTCGGCGCGGACGGGCATCGCAGGGTGGGCCATGTGCGGCGGTGTGCTCCTGGCAGTCTCTGCCAGTACACGCCAAGATGACGGATCGTCAATCGGAACCGGATGCCTTCACTCCTTCGAGTGGCTGGGTTCGATGTTGGTTGCCGCATCGTTTCGGATGCGATGTTCTCGGACTGCGAACTCGCGCCCCACCGCCTGCGTCATCTCCGCCAGGTCCCGGGCCATTTCCGCCTCGAGCCGATCTCCATGGGAGCCTTCCCACTGGATCGGGGCCACAGGTTCAGTGCGAACAGTGCAGCGCGAACAAGCCGGAGCGATCGATCCACCCGGGGCTGTCGTCAGGTACGAATGTGCCCCTGGCATGCCGGATACACCCCATACGCCCTACGCATCATGCGTTCTGTGACGGAAGGGTCCTTAAGTCATGGCCAATACCAGTGTGAAGAACGATGTGGGCCGAGCCTATCTCGGCGATGTGTTCATGCGTCACCCGCTGACCTCGCGGAATCAGGAGGAACTCGGCCTCGCCGCCAAGGCGGAAGCCATTCTGGCGCGGCAGCTGAATGCCCTGAAGCGGACCCCCGAGAAAGGGGGCGACCCGATCGCCCCGATCGGCTTCTGTCTGAACCAGGTGCGCTACGGCGGCTTTCCCGAAGCGGAGGTGACGGCCCAAGCCCGTGGGTGGCGCGCCTATATGAACGTGGGCGTGCCACTCGTCGAGGAGCTGAGCGACATCGAGCAGCCGCCCCCCGACCTGGTCTCCAAGCAGACGTACATCAACGGCACCGACCCGATCAAGGTGACCGCGACGGACACGGTGGAGTTCTCGATCTCCAACACCATCAGCTGGTCGCTGCAGGGCCAAGTGCAGCTCACCTTCGGGGCGAAGACCAGCGCGTCACTGCAGGAGCAGCTGCAGAAGAGCATGGCGATGAAGGGCTCGCAGAAGACCACCGTGCTCAACAGCAAGGACCGGCAGGGCGTGGACACGGAGTCCTTGACCGAATCGACCGGCACGACCACGGCCACGGGTACCGCCACCGGCACCGGGGAGCTCTGGGGGCAGCTGATGCTCGGGATCGCCGGCTCGGTCAGCGGCTCGGTGACCACGGAGTGGAAGCACACCTCCTCGCTCAGCGTGGAAGTCAGCAGCCGGGTGGACGTGTTGGCCACGGTCCGGCGCCAGGTGAGGCAGTTCGACTATGAACTCCCCATCACCTTCGGCGGTTACGTCGCGCTGTACTACCCCGAGCCGGTGGCGGTCAAGGAGACCCCGCCGCAGGCCAACAAACCGGGGTACGCCCAGGTGATCGCCTGGAAGCTCGGCGAGTCCGCCGACGACGGCAGCAACTTCGACATGGCCGACAAGGACCAGAACCGCAGGTTCATGCAGAAGGGGACGGCCGAGGTCGTCGCCGTCC from Kitasatospora azatica KCTC 9699 harbors:
- a CDS encoding helix-turn-helix transcriptional regulator — translated: MSDSTPLGDFLRARREALKPQDVGLPEHGRRRVPGLRREEVAVLAGVSSDYYMRLEQGRETGPSPQVIDAIAAALQLDDEAHDHLRRLTRATQERRSVPAGHDRVSPQLLQLIDSWPDTPAFILSPALDVLAYNALAAVLHSGFQRFDNLARMAFLDPAGRTFYQDWDRAANSCAAELRAAYGYTPDSPRITEVVDTLRAKSPEFAELRSRIGRGAPVHMVREEFGRALSEI
- a CDS encoding MarR family winged helix-turn-helix transcriptional regulator is translated as MPIDRRLGHHLKRAEQELIAAKHASLRQFKLNTPQYTVLLVLFEEPGLSGAVLARRCLVTPQTMSSVLSTLEGRGLVERKPHPIHSHILEARLTRAGRALLAKADVEATTVEDALHAEFTDEEKEQLVSLLARCTSALSECRTKPEKVG
- the leuE gene encoding leucine efflux protein LeuE — translated: MFGVTDITTYALGALVIVLLPGPNSLYVLSVAARKGVRTGYRAALGVFLGDFTLISLTSLGAASLLKANPAVFAVVRFGGAGYLLWIGFGMLRSARALWREHRATAQPTAAGAEVEAGPTQGIERPFRRALLISLLNPKAILFLLSFFTQFVDPHYGAPALSFAVLGGILQSLSMLYLSVLIFAGTTLAAAFRRRKRLSATLTSGVALLFAGFAAKLAAASA